One genomic window of Glycine max cultivar Williams 82 chromosome 16, Glycine_max_v4.0, whole genome shotgun sequence includes the following:
- the LOC100798754 gene encoding mitochondrial inner membrane protease ATP23, translating into MNEDNLSSSDSSTQRRGVTVDQCQRMIHKSLLSPQVKFLREHLEKAGCLVGDNFIKAVKCDNIAIAGGYTQGEGIVVCCNEMESQDDVDQLLKHELIHVFDDCRAGNLDWTKCAHHACSEIRAGHLSGDCHFKRELLKLASLKIRGHEQECIRRRVMKSLSANPYCSGVAKASMESVWDVCYNDTKPYDRAP; encoded by the exons ATGAATGAAGACAATCTCTCTTCCTCCGACTCTTCCACACAGCGCCGCGGCGTAACTGTGGACCAGTGCCAACGCATGATTCATAAGAGTCTCCTTT CTCCGCAGGTGAAGTTCCTGAGGGAACATTTGGAGAAAGCTGGGTGTCTCGTTGGAGATAATTTCATAAAAGCTGTTAAGTGTGACAACATTGCAATAGCTGGTGGTTATACTCAGGGTGAAGGG ATAGTTGTGTGCTGCAACGAGATGGAATCTCAAGATGATGTTGACCAGCTGTTAAAGCATGAGCTAATTCATGTATTTGATGACTGTCGTGCTGGAAACTTGGATTGGACAAAATGTGCTCACCATGCTTGTAGCGAG ATAAGAGCTGGTCATCTAAGTGGTGATTGCCATTTCAAACGGGAACTTCTTAAATTAGCTTCTCTGAAAATTCGAGGGCATGAACAA GAATGCATCAGAAGAAGAGTTATGAAATCATTGTCTGCAAATCCTTATTGCTCTGGTGTGGCAAAGGCTTCTATGGAATCTGTATGGGATGTTTGTTACAATGATACAAAGCCTTATGACAGAGCTCCTTAA
- the LOC102664978 gene encoding classical arabinogalactan protein 3, with the protein MARQVIVIAALLMVAIVGVALADEAPSASPKSAPTPSSLPKAPTSSPKAPAPSSSKASPPTSSPPTTSPVVEEEPASPPAPGSEEIELGAPVPAPANEVAVEEPVPAETTTSIASTLRVPAIIVVIASFFAF; encoded by the coding sequence ATGGCACGCCAAGTGATTGTCATCGCCGCTCTACTCATGGTAGCCATTGTTGGTGTGGCCCTGGCCGATGAAGCCCCATCAGCATCACCTAAGTCAGCACCAACACCATCATCATTACCAAAAGCACCAACATCATCACCGAAGGCACCGGCACCATCATCCTCCAAGGCATCACCACCAACCTCATCTCCTCCGACAACTTCCCCTGTTGTTGAGGAAGAGCCCGCCTCCCCACCGGCCCCAGGCAGCGAGGAAATTGAATTGGGTGCCCCCGTGCCCGCTCCTGCTAATGAAGTGGCCGTTGAGGAGCCTGTTCCAGCTGAGACCACCACTAGCATCGCCTCTACCCTTAGAGTGCCTGCTATCATTGTTGTCATCGCTAGCTTCTTCGCCTTCTAA